Within Metabacillus sp. KUDC1714, the genomic segment CTTACCTTTTTCAATATAGCTGCATACAGTGTTGAATTGTCCCTCACTTGCACAAGGTCCCATCCAAATACCATCTTTCAACCCATCACCAATTGTAATTTCATCAATTTTCTTAAGCAGTAGCTCTTTAAATTGATCATAAATATCTGCCTCAACAATAACACGACTTGTTGCCGTACATTTTTGTCCAGTAGACTTTAAACCTCCGCTTAATACGGCATCAACAGCTAAATTTAAATCGGCATCTCTTGCTACGATTACTGGGTTTTTACCACCCATTTCAAGTTGGTATTTAATACCTCTTTCTGTTGCTGACCTTGCAACATTTTTACCAACACCTTCAGAACCAGTAAACGTAATGCCGTTAAGTAATGGATGATCGATAAGTCCTTGACCAATAACTGCCCCAGAACCTGTAATGAAATTAAGAACCCCCTTTGGAAAACCGGCTTTTGCAAAGCATTCAACAACCTTAGCAGCAGTTACTGCAGCCTCTGTAGCTGGTTTAAACACAACGGTATTTCCATACACTAATGCTGGTGCAATTTTCCAAATAGGAATAGCTACTGGGAAGTTCCATGGTGTAATAACACCAACAACACCTAGAGGAGTTCTTCTCGTAAACATTAGTGCATCAGGTTCTGTTGACGGAATTGTATCCCCATCTGAGCGCATTCCTTCCCCTGCATAATAACGGAGAATAGCAACTCCTCTTGCTGTTTCACCTTTTGCTTCTGGTAATGTTTTACCCATTTCACGCGTCATGGTTTCTGCGATATCCTCAAGGCTTTCCTCTAGAAGATCTGCTACTTTATATAACAATTGCCCACGAGCAACTTGACCCAACTTACGCCACCCTTTTTTGGCATTGTGTGCTGCATTTACAGCTTCGTCTAAATCAGCCTTTGATGATTTTTGTACATTACCTACAATCTCTTCTTTATTTGCGGGATTATAGCTCGCAATCACATCATGATCAGAAGATTGTTTCCATTCATTATTAATAAAATTTGAAAATGTTTGTGCTACTGTTTTCGTATGACTCACTAAAATCCACTCCCTATTTTTAAAATTAATTTATTGAAACTCAAGGTGACGTATAAATTCAACTTAGTATAAAACTGTTTCTTTTTTGGCTTGTTGTTTAACCGGATTTATAAGAATACCAACTCCTGAAATTTCAATTTCAATTGTATCCCCGTCATTTAATGTGAATTCATTTGGAGGAACTACACAAGTTCCAGTTAACAGTACTGTGCCATCAAAGATCTCGTTATCAAGAACTAGGTATGAAACTAATTCATCTAGCTTTCTTTTTAATTGATTTACACTCGCCATTCCATCAAACACTTTTTCATTATTACGGAAAATACGGCAAGTAATGGTTAATTCATATGGATCCTCTACAGCATCCGCTAGTAAAATTGCTGGTCCAATTGAACATGAATTTTTCCAAACTTTTGCTTGTGGAAGGTAAAGAGGATTTTCACCTTCAATATCACGGCAACTCATATCGTTCCCAGCTGTATAGCCTAAAATTTTTCCGTCTTTATTAATAACTAATCCTAATTCTGGCTCGGGAATTTGCCAATTTGAATCTGAACGAAGATAAACTTCTTGTCCCGGACCAACTGTACGTGCAGCTGTTGATTTAAAGAAAATTTCCGGACGCTCAGCATCATACACTTTATCATAAAATGTAGTAGCATCCAGTTTTCCTTCTGTTGCTTCATAATTTCTAGCATCACGACTTTTTTCGTATGTAACCCCAGATGCCCATACTTCTGGTGCATCAAGTGGTGTTGTAAGAATCATATTTTCATATTTTTCAACTGGCTCATTAGCAGTAAACTCTTTAGCTAATGCTAATACTGTCTTTCCTTGTTTCTCTGCTTCGTTAACAAAAGACATAAAATCAGGGTATGGTAAGTCAAAAACAAAACTCTCTTTATTAACTAGTGCTAATTGATGTTTGGCTTCTTTCTTCTTATAACGTATTATTCTCATTAAAAACCCTCCTGTTTTATATTATAAAACTCAGTTTTGTTATATAGATAAAAATAGGCTAAAGCCCATTTAATCATATCCTTTTATATCCATAGCCTAGTGAAACAGATATTTGCTCACCTGTTTCTTTTAATAAAGTTTTATACTCATCTATTATTTCATCTTTAACCTTAGCAGAAGACAGAGACATACTAATTGCAGCAATGACCTTATCTGTATGATCCATTATTGGAACTGCCAAACAAAAGATCCCAGTTTCATTTTCTTCATTGTCAACAGCAAATCCTTTATTACGTACACTCTGTAGCTCACTCAAAAACTCTTCTTTATTCATTATCGTTTTGTCTGTTCTTTTCGTAAATTGATAATTAGTCAAGATATTCTCAATTTCACTATCATCTTTAAAAGCAACTAAAGCTTTTCCAACTGCACTTGTGTGTAATGGAACACGACGCCCAATTTTCGAATAAAAAACAGTAACACCATGGCCTTCTACTTTATCAATATATACGCCTTCCTGGCCATCTAATAAAACTAAATGAACAGTGTTCTTTGTTTGAAATGATAATAATTCTAAAAATTTTCTTGCATTTGTACGAAGGTCCATATTTTCAATAACATAATACCCTCGTTCAAACAATTTAAGGCCTAAGGAATATTTTCCATTCTCTTTATTTTGCTTAATGTAACAATGGGCCTGTAATGTTTTTAGTAATGAATGAATTGTACTTTTATGGAGATTCATTCGTTTACTAATCTCTGTAATGCTTAATTCGTATTCGCGGTCATCAAAAAGTTCTAGAATTCGTAAAGCTCGTTCCACTGATTGGATAATTGGCACATTTCTCATTCCTTTTTTGGTAAATAAACGATTTAACACAATTATATATCATATTTATATTACTAGAATTACTACTAATATTGTTATTCTAGATTTTGTGATCGCACCTTTTAAGGAACACCAATTGATAAAATGTGTATTTGTTTAAAAACCAAGCATTATATCGCTTACATTTTTGATTTCGTAAATTTAACCAACAATTTGTTTTATAATATAAAACACTAATTCATATTATAAAACGTTATGGTTATAATATAATATTTTGGTTGAATTTTCAATACAAAATTTTGAATTTTCTCAAATCGACTTGCTTTGAGTTGTCCCTGAGACGATTATTAGGTTCTCAACCAACTGTGACACCTCTAGTTTTTCGAAAAACTAGGTTTCAGAATAGAGCTTTCGGAGGTTCAGCTATTGCACTTGAACATAATGGTGTTGCTCAAAGATCAAGTCTATCTGCAGAGGAATCTTTATTTGGAGTTGCTCTCTACAATCGCAATCGTGCTTCTATACTCGGGCGGTCTTCAAGCATTACAAAATATGATGATTATAGCTGCATTACCATTTTCAATCATTATCGCTTTAATGACCTTCAGCCTATTGAAAGCTTTACGTGAGGAAGCAAAACAACTTGGGATAGGTCGGATTAAAAAAAGAAAGGAATAAGTAATAAACGACATTGTAGCTATTTATTATGTCGTTTGTTATATCAATTTATATCTGATCCTCTTCAAGTAATATTAACTTAGACATTGAGGGACAATAGTTAGAGTATAAAATACTTGGAAAGGAGTAAAAAATGCAAAAACAAAACATTTTATTTAACCTTGACGATACATTATCATACTGTAATAGATATTTTAACCGAGTAATAGGTGAGTTCGCTGATCAAATGATCACATGGTTTGACTCTATAACCAAGGAAGAAATTAAACAGAAACAACTTCAAATTGATGTAAAGGCGATTAGTCAGCACGGTTTAAAGTCAGAACGGTTTCCCGAGTCATTTGTTGGTACTTATAAATATTTTTGTGACTTAACAGGTAAGGAAAAGAAAAAAGACGAAATCCAATATTTAAGAGAGTTGGGGTTTAAGGTATTTGAAATTCCCGTTGAACCAATTCCACATATGAATGAAACACTACAACGTTTAAAAGAAGAGGGACATGAATTATATTTACACACAGGTGGGGATCAGGCTAATCAAAGTAAGAAAATTGCCCAGTTAGAACTCGCTACATATTTTGAACATCGTATTTTTATTTCGGAACATAAAGATACAACAGCTCTATCGGATATTTTAAAAACAATTAAAGCTGATCCAAAAGTAACATGGATGGTTGGAAATTCATTAAGAACTGATATTGTCCCAGCACTTGAAAAGAATATCCAAGCAATATATATTCCAGCTGAAACAGAATGGCAATATAACGTTGTTGAAGTTAATGTTGAGCATACTAGTGCTTTTTTGACACTAAATTCACTTCAAGAAGTACCTGATGCCATTCATAAGCATATCCAAGAGCATGCTATGTCAACTTATAGGCTTAGTGACAGGGTTCCTGCTGTAGACCGCAAAGTAAGCTTGGAGAAATAATAAAATGCGCCCTATTTTTTAATTTCTTCAAGCTTCCTTCTATTGACTGCTCTATATAAGGAGCCTTGAGATATTCCAGTTGCCGAAACTATCTCCTTTATAGAATATTCTTTACTATCATACATCCGTAGCGCAACAGTAAGCTTTTCTTTATCCAACTTGGGTCTACCTAATGTTTTTCCACGCCTTTTACTTGCTTCGAGTCCTTCCTTTACTCTTTCAGCAATAAGGTTTCTTTCTAATTCAGCAATGACGCACATCATTTGGAACATGGCTTTGCCCGTAGAGGTTCTTGTATCCATATTTTCTTTTAAAGAAATGAATTGCACCCCCATCTCTTCTAACTGTTGAATAATATTGAGGATATCCAATGTTTTACGCCTAAACGAGAGATGCTCTCCACTACAACTGTATCGCCTTTCCTGATTACATCAAAAAGTTGATGAAGTCCTTTTCGATCTTTAATCGTTAAATATTTCCTATTGGACTCCTGCAAATCCCCATTGGAATACCCTTATGATTAATGATTTTTTTCAGATTCACAATAGCATTTCCTTGATAAACTTGTTCCATAATATTTTCTATTTTTTCGCTTTCTTGTTTACTTACTTTTTGCTTCATAAGCATTTTTTGAAACCATTGACTAATTTCTGGCGGGGAAACATTCCCAGCAATGGAAGAAAGGCGATCATATCCATGTAATACTTTTTCTTCTAAATCCACTTCTCCACCAGCATAAAAATATAAATCATTTCTATGCATACCGTTTTTTATTCGTTCAACTTTTTCTTTATTGCCAGCATCTTTTATTCCAACCACTAAGTCTAGCTTACTTAATTGAATAATACTCTTCTCTGATAAGTCAAATCCAGTTCTTTTTGGATTGTTATATAAAATTGTAGGTTTATTACTAAGGTGCATAATCCTCTTTGTATAAACGAATGCTTCTTCTTGTGTCGGTATAACATACGGTGGATACCCAAGCATGATACCTGATATTTTTGTGTGACGAATCTTTTCAGCTAATTCCTCTGCCTCTTTCTGTCTAATTGAAGCCACACCAAATATAATTTCCATATTACTAATGAGTTCTTCTTCCAGTTCTAAACCGTTTATTATTTCAATTTTCTCTTGGAGGTTTAGACTATGCTGTTCTCCAGTAGTTCCAGAGACAAGAACAGATTTTACTCCTTGTTTATACAGGTCTCTTATATGGCTTATTGTCCCTTGAATATTTAAAGATTGATCTTCAAAAAAAGCTGTTGGCACGGCAATATGAACTTTTTCTGTTAGCATTATGTTATCCCCTTTATCCTTTTTATCTACTTAAACTCCCTCAGTTTAATTCAATTTACTCTTAAATGCTCGCTTATTCGCAGGAATTCAAGGCCACATATCAGAACAATGACATAAGCAGGGAACGAGAGTATGTAAAAAGGCTTTTTGGAGGCATGCGGGAATAGAGGAGTAAATTATAACTCCACTTTTTTCCATATACTGCACGTATTCTCCACGCCGCCCCTGGAGGCTATCCCTCCCATGTCTCAACGGGTCAATGCCCTCTCATTCCTTCGTCATGCCTATCCAAGGGGTGGAGGCCGGTTATGCTAACGGAATGGGTCTGTGCCCTTTTGTTTAAGTATCCCAGTACTCCGTGCTTTCTTTGAGGTCCTACGAATAAGCCAGCATTCAACAATACATGAAATTACTTTCAAGAATGTATTTAGAAGTTTTTATGCCACTAATGAAGGTAGTGACTGGACTTTCTGTGGACAATAAGCTTCATTACGTCGGGCGATTCCTACTATAATTCTCGCAAGCTTTCCAATTAGTTTCATGATGGATTTCATCTTTTTCATTTTTTTCACATGAACATTGTAATGATGCAGTTCTTTAAACTCAGGATTATTGGCTACAAGGCTCATAGTTGCTAAAAATAAAAATCTCCTCAACCTAGATCGCCCTCGTTTTGAGAGGACAATTTGGCCTTTCCATTTTCCGGAACTAGCTTCAACTAGATGTAAACCTGCATGCCTGAGTAGGGAATTACCATGTGCAAAGTTACTTAAGTCGCCAGTTTCACCTAAAATGCCCCCTAATGTAATTTCAGTTAATCCCTTGATTTCTAATAGATGATCTGTATATGAAATCTTATTAAGTGCAGCCTTCATATCCTTTTACTCTTTCGAGTTGAGCTAATGCTAAGTCCAATTCATCTAGTAATACTTCTAGATGAAGTCTATAAGCATCAATAGCTAGGGTGGTACCCACAGAATTCTTAGCTAATTGGATTAATAGTTTGGCTTTTTTCAACCCAGGTTGTCTCTGCATCAACGATTTCCAACTATCTATTACAAATTGAACTTCTAGGGAACGTAGTTCCAATGGTGTGGGAAATAACCGAAGAGTGGCAATTGCTCCTTTACATGTTACATTTTTAAAGACTTGTCTTAGTTCCGGAAAGACAATATCTACCCAGCGATGAATTTGGTTGGTAACGCTGACAACACGTTTCACAATAACATCACGATTAGCATTTAATACCCTTAACTCTTCGAAAGCCTCAGTTGTAGGGCGAATAAATGAGTAATAGCCATTCTTCACCATATCAGCAATTACGAGAGCGTCTTTCTTATCACTTTTTGATTGTGTATTATCTCGGTTTTCCTTATTTCTTTTTACAAGGTATGGATTAACAGTTACTACATCAATATTTTGATCGCATAGCCATTTCGATAAACTCAGCCAGTAATGCCCTGTAGGCTCCATACCAACGATTTCTGTTATTAATCTCTTGGTAGACTTTAATTCATTCATCCAATTTAGCAAACTAGCAAAACCTACTTCATTGTTTTCAAAAGTGATCGGTTCTCCAACAACAATTCCACGGTAATTGACAGCTCGAGCAACGTGAAATTGTTGCGCTATATCTATCCCGACAATAAGGTGTTGGTCAGAAATTCTTTCAATTAGTTGATTTTGTTTCTCTTGCATTTTAAACTTCATAGTAGAGCTTCCTCCTGTGATTTGAGATTTAGAGTGGTATCTATTCTCATCTTACTGGGGAGCTCTCTTTTTATCAAAGTTGAAAATTAGTGATCTACAGGAATGCTAACTGGGCAGAATCCTTTAATAAGTAGTGAGTGCTTCTTATTGAAGGGAATCGCAAGTTTATTAATAAAATTATAAAATATTAGTCTAAAAAAAGCCCGAATTTGGACTTTCTTATGTTAATACCATTCTCCTTTTGCGATTAAAAATACTTTACCCCCTACAATGATTTGAATGGAATTTTGGGAATTTTTAGCTTGTATATTTAAAATAGATGGTCTTCCCATTTGGAATCCTTGTTCAACTCTGTACACTATGTTTTTACTTTCAAAAAAGTTATGTGCGATAAGGTATCCAGCAAGATTTCCGTTTGCACTTCCAGTCGCAGGATCTTCTGGGAATCCTGTGTCATCTAAAAATACTCTTACATTTAAATCATTTTCTTTTAGTTTGGTTTCAGGAGTAAAGACAAGGATATTTGCTTTTATAACGTTATCAATGAAATTTTGATAATTATTATGATTGATCTTGCAACGATTTACAGCATCCAATGAACAAAGAGGAACAATTACTGCTGGTAATCCAGTTGATACAATTTGAATTGGAAAACGGGAATCAATATCTTCATTTGGTATCTGTAATATTTCGGTGAAAATATCTTGATCAGGAATAATCGTTCCTAATTCGGGTGGGTTTTGCTTCATTATTAATTGTTCACCTTCAATATTTACAGGTATTTGTCCTACTTTAAGGTTTAGAGTTATTTGTTTACTTTCATTGTTTTCTATAACTTTCTGAATGATAAATGCTGTTCCTAATGTTGGATGACCAGCAAAAGGAACCTCTACATCAGGAGTAAATATTCGAACATCGTATCCTCCGTTGTCTTGTTTGCCAGATAAAATAAATGTTGTTTCATTAAAGTTTATCTCTCTTGCGATCCTTTGCATTTCTTCAGTAGATATAGTTCTCGAGGGAATAAGTACAGCTAATTGGTTACCTTGATATTTTTCTTCTGCGAATACATCAACAATATAAAAATCCATAAATATTACAACTCCTAATTTTTAATTGTAGTATATTATATCATTGATTATTCAACTAACGGATGCGTTAGCTGAATAAGCTCAATTAAAAAAATCGATTCCTAATGTTGTAAGGGAATCGATTTTTTATGCTGTAATTTGCTTAACGTTGTAAATCCGCATTTTCCTGACGCTACCCCTTTTAATACTTACATGGGGAGGGGCTATTTAAACTAATGATGGAGTTAGTACGAATAAAATATGATTCGGTTCATCACTCTTGTTCAAAAATCGGTGTTTAACATTTGGTGGAATGCGTACGACATCTCCTTCATTTAAAAAATATTCGGTGCCTTCCAGTTCGACATACGCTTGTCCTTTCATGACGACAGCAATTTCTTCTTGGTTGTCGTGTGAATAGTGACTTTCCGTAGTGCTTGCGTGTGCCTTTAAATCCATCATTAAGAGTTCAATATGCGCTTTCATGAAGTCTGGTGTTAAAACATCATAGACAATATGATCACTATTCTCACGATATACTTTCTTTCGATCATGTTTTCTCGAAATGAGCGAATCCGTATCAATTTCATTAATGAAGAGGGTAAAGAGTGGCACATTTAATGTTTGCGCAATCAGTTTTAGTACACTTAACGAGGGATTTGCTTGTCCTCTTTCTATTTGGCTAATAAGTGAAGTGCTAATTCCTGTATATTCGGCGAACTCACGAATTGTCATACCATTCTTTTTACGATAATTTAATACCGTTTGCCCGAGGCGATGATTGTTCATAGTAAAGATCCTTTCTAAAATAATGTATGTTTCATTCATTTTGTGCTGACATACTAAACATGGAGAATTAGTACTTTTATCGATTACATAAATATTTTATACTTACGTTTGTACATTATAATGTATTAATTTTATTATTGTAAACAAACATCTAGGGGGAAACAGAATTGAAATCACCACTTATTTCTTATATGACTTTATTTTTTGGCGTATTTGCATTATCGACTTCAGCGATCTTTGTGAAATTAGCAGATGCACCTGCGACAATTACAGCATTTTATCGGATGCTTTTTGCAGCAGTAATGCTTTTGCCATTTTTATTAGTTAATAAAAAGAACCGACAAGAATTACGTTTGTTGTCAAAAAAACAATGGGGACTTGGATTATTATCAGGCGTATTTCTAGCAGCCCATTATGTATTGTGGTTTGAATCATTAAATTACACATCTGTAGCAAGCTCGACGGTTATCGTCACATTACAGCCTCTCTTTTCGATGGTTGGCGGCTATTTTCTATTCAAAGAGCGCTTCAGCAAAGGGGCTATAATGGGCTGTCTCGTCGCGATTGCCGGAAGTATTGTCATTGGATGGCAAGATTTTCAAATTAGTGGACAGGCATTATTTGGCGATATACTTGCTTTTATTGCGGCAGGCATCATAACAGCCTACTTCTTCATTGGCCAGCATGTTCGTAAAAGGCTATCTCTTATCCCATATTCAGTTATTAGTTATGGGAGCAGTACATTACTTTTAGGTGTTTTTGCATTCAGTCAGCAAACACCCTTCTTCAATTATTCTGTACAAACATGGTGGTTCTTTATTGGATTAGCGTTTATTGCAACAATTTTAGGGCAAACAATTTTCAATTG encodes:
- the gucD gene encoding alpha-ketoglutaric semialdehyde dehydrogenase GucD — encoded protein: MSHTKTVAQTFSNFINNEWKQSSDHDVIASYNPANKEEIVGNVQKSSKADLDEAVNAAHNAKKGWRKLGQVARGQLLYKVADLLEESLEDIAETMTREMGKTLPEAKGETARGVAILRYYAGEGMRSDGDTIPSTEPDALMFTRRTPLGVVGVITPWNFPVAIPIWKIAPALVYGNTVVFKPATEAAVTAAKVVECFAKAGFPKGVLNFITGSGAVIGQGLIDHPLLNGITFTGSEGVGKNVARSATERGIKYQLEMGGKNPVIVARDADLNLAVDAVLSGGLKSTGQKCTATSRVIVEADIYDQFKELLLKKIDEITIGDGLKDGIWMGPCASEGQFNTVCSYIEKGKQEGASLIYGGEVLTDDEYKNGFFVRPAVFENVNSDMIIAQEEIFGPVLALLKVDSLENAIDVANDSKYGLSASIFTRNISSFLSFIDDMEAGLVRVNAESAGVELQAPFGGMKASSTGSREQGEAAKEFYTSIKTVFVKGS
- a CDS encoding fumarylacetoacetate hydrolase family protein; this encodes MRIIRYKKKEAKHQLALVNKESFVFDLPYPDFMSFVNEAEKQGKTVLALAKEFTANEPVEKYENMILTTPLDAPEVWASGVTYEKSRDARNYEATEGKLDATTFYDKVYDAERPEIFFKSTAARTVGPGQEVYLRSDSNWQIPEPELGLVINKDGKILGYTAGNDMSCRDIEGENPLYLPQAKVWKNSCSIGPAILLADAVEDPYELTITCRIFRNNEKVFDGMASVNQLKRKLDELVSYLVLDNEIFDGTVLLTGTCVVPPNEFTLNDGDTIEIEISGVGILINPVKQQAKKETVLY
- a CDS encoding IclR family transcriptional regulator, with the translated sequence MPIIQSVERALRILELFDDREYELSITEISKRMNLHKSTIHSLLKTLQAHCYIKQNKENGKYSLGLKLFERGYYVIENMDLRTNARKFLELLSFQTKNTVHLVLLDGQEGVYIDKVEGHGVTVFYSKIGRRVPLHTSAVGKALVAFKDDSEIENILTNYQFTKRTDKTIMNKEEFLSELQSVRNKGFAVDNEENETGIFCLAVPIMDHTDKVIAAISMSLSSAKVKDEIIDEYKTLLKETGEQISVSLGYGYKRI
- a CDS encoding HAD family hydrolase, coding for MQKQNILFNLDDTLSYCNRYFNRVIGEFADQMITWFDSITKEEIKQKQLQIDVKAISQHGLKSERFPESFVGTYKYFCDLTGKEKKKDEIQYLRELGFKVFEIPVEPIPHMNETLQRLKEEGHELYLHTGGDQANQSKKIAQLELATYFEHRIFISEHKDTTALSDILKTIKADPKVTWMVGNSLRTDIVPALEKNIQAIYIPAETEWQYNVVEVNVEHTSAFLTLNSLQEVPDAIHKHIQEHAMSTYRLSDRVPAVDRKVSLEK
- a CDS encoding dihydrodipicolinate synthase family protein, which codes for MLTEKVHIAVPTAFFEDQSLNIQGTISHIRDLYKQGVKSVLVSGTTGEQHSLNLQEKIEIINGLELEEELISNMEIIFGVASIRQKEAEELAEKIRHTKISGIMLGYPPYVIPTQEEAFVYTKRIMHLSNKPTILYNNPKRTGFDLSEKSIIQLSKLDLVVGIKDAGNKEKVERIKNGMHRNDLYFYAGGEVDLEEKVLHGYDRLSSIAGNVSPPEISQWFQKMLMKQKVSKQESEKIENIMEQVYQGNAIVNLKKIINHKGIPMGICRSPIGNI
- a CDS encoding PhzF family phenazine biosynthesis protein, with product MDFYIVDVFAEEKYQGNQLAVLIPSRTISTEEMQRIAREINFNETTFILSGKQDNGGYDVRIFTPDVEVPFAGHPTLGTAFIIQKVIENNESKQITLNLKVGQIPVNIEGEQLIMKQNPPELGTIIPDQDIFTEILQIPNEDIDSRFPIQIVSTGLPAVIVPLCSLDAVNRCKINHNNYQNFIDNVIKANILVFTPETKLKENDLNVRVFLDDTGFPEDPATGSANGNLAGYLIAHNFFESKNIVYRVEQGFQMGRPSILNIQAKNSQNSIQIIVGGKVFLIAKGEWY
- a CDS encoding helix-turn-helix domain-containing protein, translating into MNETYIILERIFTMNNHRLGQTVLNYRKKNGMTIREFAEYTGISTSLISQIERGQANPSLSVLKLIAQTLNVPLFTLFINEIDTDSLISRKHDRKKVYRENSDHIVYDVLTPDFMKAHIELLMMDLKAHASTTESHYSHDNQEEIAVVMKGQAYVELEGTEYFLNEGDVVRIPPNVKHRFLNKSDEPNHILFVLTPSLV
- a CDS encoding DMT family transporter, with the translated sequence MKSPLISYMTLFFGVFALSTSAIFVKLADAPATITAFYRMLFAAVMLLPFLLVNKKNRQELRLLSKKQWGLGLLSGVFLAAHYVLWFESLNYTSVASSTVIVTLQPLFSMVGGYFLFKERFSKGAIMGCLVAIAGSIVIGWQDFQISGQALFGDILAFIAAGIITAYFFIGQHVRKRLSLIPYSVISYGSSTLLLGVFAFSQQTPFFNYSVQTWWFFIGLAFIATILGQTIFNWLLKWLSTSIISMSILGETIGTCILAYLILDEVISLQQGIGIALILIGLALFLIQQRNNE